The genomic DNA GGCCACAATGCAACGTATGCTGCAGACTTCCGACATGTCCATCTATCATCCCGCCTCCCAAGATCGCGCGATGCAATTTCCTCCAGGTGTAGGCGCAATGGAGGTCGTGGTAGTCCTGGCCAGGAGTAAAGTACAACAGCAAGAGCCCACCAATTGTGCGGATGCTGAGTTGATGTCCATATGATATGTATAGGCTACACGGTGAGTATGATTGACAGCTTCTACTATCTGCAAGCACCAGCGTTTCTTAAGCTCGAGAGGAAGCCTCACGCGATCTTCATTTGCTTTCTTCAGTCTATTACCCAAATCCCCATTGGACAGGTAAGGCCAGAGACATCCGCATATGACCTTTGCACCAGCATTCAATGTCAAGGTCACGGCGGTAGTTGTAGGCGCGAGTATTCGTTGATGCCTGGGCATCTGAGCGACGACATTATTTGCGTGGTGCCACACGTTGATCATACCACGAATATTGGAGTCCGTTTTGCCGTCGCTGTAGTTGAGAAACGTCCTAGAGTCAAGCCCATTGAACACGGAGAACCCGGCCTCGTCACCTTTTCGTCGATTTGGTTGAACATCCGCGGCCTCCAAGGTGGTTGTAACGAAGCAGATCCTCAAATGGCACGAACTCGGTGATGTCTTTCATCCATGGCTGAGCAGTACCTGTGGAAAATTAGTTGAAAGCATTGTAGTGTGCATGCTGTACCAACCAACCTTCACTCTCTTGACAAATTTCATGAATGTGTCGAAACCAGGATGATGTACGATCGTCCACCTCAGATTATCTCCATCTGCACTATCCAAATCGACAATCACGTCCACAGCGTCGATGGCAGGATTTTAAATGACATGTGGCCAGACCTCACGAACCGCTGCCCAAATCGTTGCACGCATCTCGTTTCCATCGACGAAGTCAGCTTGGGTCGAATTTGCACCTGCCGACACTCGCGGGCCAGATGCATGATAGAACTTCACTATTCGATTGGCCAGTGATGGAGGGTCTGCTGCATGGTTCTGCTCGAATCGAAAGATGACAGTCAGGCCCCATAACCTTGAGCATAAACTTCGGTCTCATTGGCGCTTCCCCATATCCATTCTGGCACAAACCTCGTCATCGCGAATCTGCTCAGGTGTCAGAAACATGCCTTTCTGCCTAGCTGGAACGAAGGTCGAGCTCCTAGGAGCTCTTACATCAACTTTGCACGAGTCAATTTAGTTTGTGAAGAGTCGTGCGGCAAAGAGGGCGGTGACCTGCAGTGTAGCAAGCCAAGAGCCagctcaacaagctcatgCACCAATACCATCTACCAATTAAACAGAGCCGCTCAAATTCGCTCTTCAATACTGCACCTCGTGAGAAGGACACAGTGCAGAAAGTCCGAATTTGTGCCAATGACAACAGTGATTGTGCGTGCAGTGTGATTCCGTGCCAAACGGCATGAGCTTGGACACGAAGCCAAAACCAGCAGGAGAATGCTAAACAATTGAATATCTCTGCTCTGGGGTCCACAAACGTCGTGAAAGTTGAACAGAGATCAAAGCGAGGATGTTGAAAGGGTAATGGTCGCACTCAAACCTATCCTGAGACGGAGTTCTGTTCTTTTAATTCAATCCGGCCTTCCAAGTCGGACTCAAGCTTGAATTTTATCCCTTTGCTTACTTCGTCGATATCCTCGATGTAGACATTGTCTTTGTAAGCGGTGAGATCAGGACCATGAAAGAGGAGTGGCAGTGGAGAAGACTTCCACGATCTGACTTCTCGTGGAAGATGTGTCGAAGCGACGATGACGCCGCAGAAGAACAGCAACGTCAAGCTTGTCACAGCTAATGGCAGGGATAGCCAGGCCCATCGGACTGCAACGCAGGTTTTGGTTATGTAAGTGTTCCCGATGGCTGGATAGGTAGTATTGTTGAACTCTTCTACACCGCGATTCATCCGTATCTGGCTTGTGAGAGAGATGCTCATATTCCGGGAGATCGCTTGGGTACGTTCGAAGCTGTAGTTTCCATAGTTGTAGATGGTTTGGAGGAGCTGATTTCCGGTGATCTCAGTGATGAGTTTCGAAAAGGCTTTCGGGGTCCCGGTCAGATTTCCCTTGAACTGTGAGGACAGATATCGAGAGACTCCGAGCTTCAAATTTCCGTCCAATGCATAGAGGCAACCACGCTCTATGATATTGTTCTCGAATGCCCACGTGTCGGGTTCACTTGGTTTGCCAGTCAAGTTGTATGGGAGCCATCGCTGTGTCGGATTGATGCTGTAGTCCATTCGCTGAATGAAGTCCCGCTCGTCGTCATCTAGACATTTCGTATCGATGGCAGAGAGAATGTTTGCAGGGTACACGCCAGGCCGGTCGCCAGCATCTCCGAAGGCTTCTGTCTCTTCGAGAATGTCTTCCTGGAGTACACCGCTGTCGACGCTGGCATTGTAGGTTCTGACGCAGGGATAGAGTTCGCAATTTGCTGCACCGTAGCCGTGACAACGCCATGTATTGTTTGTGGAGGCGTCGCTGCAATTTGATGTGTCCTATGTGTATACGTCTCCGAGCATTCCGACTAGAACATCGAGAGACCCGTATTGTGTTTCTTCGTCGTAAGGTCTTTCTCCCATAGTGGCAAGCTCCACATTCTGGAGAGTGAAGTTCACAGTGAGCCCAGTAGAAAGTGATGTCGTGGCGTTCCCGATGCCGCCTGGAACCCCCTTCGATTCAACAGAGACTCGGGAAGAGATATCCTTGCATCTAGCACAGAACCCGATGGATGAGTATGTTGACTTCGAAGTGCAGTTTCCGGTCTCGCATTTTACGTCAACGTGATTGGGGCTGTACATTCCAGTATTAATCGAGACTTGCTGTGCCAGGTCGAGCTGGAAGCTGTCGTAACGATAGGCACCAGACAAAAAGAAAGAGTTCCGCGGGATTGTGTATTGCGGAGTGGATGAATCGGCCAGCACACTGCAGGAAACGTATTGAAGGGCCTGTTGTGTGAAAGGTCCAACCAAGAGAGTAACTGGTATGAGTAAACATCCAAGCCATTGCCAGGTGCTCGGCAGAAAGCGAAGTCTCCAGAGCAGCGTTACAGCACCAATAGGACCTTGCGCAGCTTCGTCATGCAAGGATAGATCGTGCAGTGGTCTCTCGTGTTTCCCGAACCAGCGCCATTTCAAATGCGAGAGACCTTCCGCAAGCAAGAATGTTGCTGTACCTCTGAGTACGACAGAATATACGGACAGAAGGGCGCCGATGGTGATGTTGTACGGCCAATGAGGCAGCGGATGGCCTTGGTAGGGAGCCAATGTGATGAACGATGCTGCAGTCGCCATGATTAGAAACAGAGCGGCTAAAGACGCTCTCCACCAAACAGAAAGCCAAAGAGCCTTGCGATTCCAGGTCTGGCTGGAAGTGGACGACTTCGCCATCAGCGTGGTCTTGGAGCTGTCTTCTCTATCCGTAGCGTCGTCCGCCTCAAAATGGGGCCCAATTTGGTCCTCGCCTTGCGCGGAGCGTGCGTCTGTCGCTGCATTCGCGGTAACATGTTCGTTTGCAGCTGCACTTGTTTCCTGCTGAAGCTGGTCTGGAACTGAGTGAGTATCGTCCGCGGCGTTGTCTAATTGTATGCTGGACCTGGGTTGCTCTTCCTCAAGCGGAAGGCTCTCGTCTGTCGCTGCAGTGTCTGTGAAACGTCCATGCTCAAGTGTGCTTCTTTCCTGCCCAGCGTGGCCTGGAACTCTGTGGTAGTCGTGCGTTTCCATTAGCGAAATACTCATGGTCGGGATCGAACACAAGCGGTAGAGAATCAAGGTGCGCATGCAAGGGTATATATCCTTTCAGGCGCCATATTGATCGCGACCTGGTACGCATGGTAGTCCAAATGGAGTAGCCCGCAGAAGGGCGAGGTAGCTCATTGGTTGTGGTCTTGTCAAGACTTCCAGAAGCCTTCCATGGTAGGAAGGCATCAGCCTCGTTCAGCTTTCACAAAAGTCGGAAGGAAGGATTCGGTGAAGCTCGGGGAACAGCTTCCAGCTTGAAATGCCCAGAATTGGAACCAATGACAGCTCCATGCATGCACAGCCTCGCAACAGGTCGCACCTGGCTCTCACTCGGGACTTCATCTGTGGCTATGTTATGCGGACAGCCACAAATTGAAGCTGCGCAGGAGCGCCATTTCCGGGACTGCAAGGTTCTTGTTAGTATGTACTCTGTGAAAGCAGTTGCAAAAAAGAACTTATTCGCCTGCATAGTCTCTACGCTGCATATATGCTAGATCGCAAGACCGGGGTGCCGTCCGTGGCTCTGTGTAGATGTTTCTCCTGCGCGGTATGTAGTAATGTCCTACACGTGCAGTAAGTTAACGCCGTCGTTCATTCTCAGCCCACCCGCTCTCGAAACGTGCGCAGGACTGACTAGAGATACAGGCATAGGTCGTGGTCGTGAAATGAATTGCTTGCGACCCACAACTTTCCCATCCAATCCACCTTCTATTCTACCTCGCCAAAAACCCTCCATCAACATTCATATTCACCCCACTCATCCACTGCGCATCATCACTCGCCAAAAACAAATACGCCTTCGCAATATCCTCCGGCCTGCCCAACCCCCTAAAAGGATGCAGCGGCTCAATATCCTTCAAAACCTCCGGCGCCGCAAACAACGGATCCGTCATATGACTATGCACATACCCCGGATTAACCGCATTAACATGAATTCTATACGGCGCACAATCCAACGCCGCAGCGCGTGTAAGATTCGCTACGGCGCCTTTGGTGGTGCAATAGACAGAAGCGTGAGCGCTACCGACGAGACCGTAGACAGAAGCGGCGTTGAGGATCCAGCCGCGGTCACCGGAAGGTTGGAGGGGTTCTTGGGTGATCATTTGTTTGGAGGCGTATTTGATTCCGTAGTAGACGCCGTTGATGTTGACGGGGATCATTTTGTCGAGGACGTCGAGGGGCATGTCCCAGATGGGTTGGGGGTTGCGGGATTCGAGGGCGAAGCCGGCGTTGTTCTGCAGCGATATGTTAGCTTTTCCTTCTTTGCTTGGGGTAGTCTGACTGAAGGTCTTGCTTACGATCATGATATCTAATCTTCCATACTCTTTGACTGCAGCTGCTACCAAagcttccacttcttctgGCTTCGATACGTCGGTTTTGACAAAAATGGCACTCCCACCGTCCTGCGTGATACGCTCATGTGTAGGACCATCTGACTCTCCGTTCTGTGCGGCATCTTCACGCCATGTACCAGGTTGCAGATCTGCGCAGACAACCTTGGCTCCTTCTTTGACGAAGAGAAATGCTGTTTGCCGACCTATGCCAGACGAGGAACCTGTGATGATGGCAATTCGATCTTGTAATCGTCCTGGCATTTTGCCGCCGCTTTTGAGTTTCGACGTGGGTTCGTTCCAACTCGGTGAATCTTGCAATCAAGTCTTGCGTGTGTGGCGGCTGGGAAGAAGCAATCGAACTGCTGCAAGATGGCTTTGCCTGGGTGAGGTaatggaggaggaagagaaagaagaggtgAGGTCTACGAATGAGGAACAactaagaaatatagctTACCACGGATCCTCTTCCGAGGCATTCTGTCCAGCTATGCTTGAACTGCTGCTCCAATTGACATTGCATCCTGACAGCCGCATGTAGAGTCGTTAGATCGCCCGCCGATCCACAATGCGGCAGAGTGCAAGATGGCGTAGTTCTGCCCTGGCATAGTGGGAATTGTGGGAATAACGGCAATGTTCTCGCAAGCTCGCGCGGGACGCGGGGTTCTGGATGATGGGGCTGGCTTGGTACTGCACAGCTCCGACAAGCTGCTGCGAAGTGCACCTCATGCGACGCCACATCGTACAGCGCGGGACGCGTGGGATCTGCACATGTTGCTGTGAACCAAGAGCCAAGACGCCGCATTTGCACGTGCGCTAGGAACGGCGGAGGTCTTTCTCGGAGCCGCAGATTCGTGGCCGAAATGTTCATGACCGTGTTCGTCTCGCGCTTGCCATGGCTATCGTTCGCCGTAGTCCAGGCTGATAGCTGGTAGCAAACTCGTAAAGCTCCAGCAATTCGTGTGAACATCGTCGCATCGAGCAAACCGAGTCCAACATTCTCGGTACAGTACTGGGTATCGATCGAGTGTAGTATTGTCATGTATATCCAATGTGTCGTCTATCGTCTCATGCTTCCAACCATTACCCTCGTGCCGGCGGTCGTGTATCATTGCTTCGTCTCTTTCACCTGTACATTCggcgtcttcttctcgatcacTTCTTGAAGCTCCTCTTTCTTGGCCTGGAGATCACCTTCAGGTTTGCTCTCCTTGATAGCTTGCTCGACCTGCTCGACGGCGCGTTCTATCTCGATCTCCATTTCCGGGAGCTTGAAACCTTCTGCCAGCAACTTGCCATTCCACTTTTGCAGAAGCATGGCATCTTCTGTCCCGTTCTGTGTCTGCGCCTCGACTACTTTTGcgatcttcttgatctcTTCCGTGTTGGGCTGCGGCGCGCCACGCGTTGCCTCTCGGCTCGGGGATATCAGACCAGCAGCGTACAGCTGATCCATTTGCGCAGAGGGAGCGATTTTGATGTGGTTGTGTGTGACGAGGTGCTCGAGCAACCGGCCGCCATAGAGAGCTTTGTAATGTGACCAGGCTCTCCAGACCAGGTAGAAGAAGGGAAGATTAGGAATCCTGTCGCACGTCAGCATTGCTATCGCCGCGCAGCTAGCTCTTCAGCCACGGTGCTACATGTGTCTTACACGGGGACCAGCGCAAAGGGCGCCACGACTGGCATCAAAGCTATTGACTGCCATATCCTCTTTCTGTGAAGGACCTGTCGTTCCGTTGCCAGTCTCTTCAGAATCTCGGGCACTTTGCTGCCGTTCAGGAAGGCACCGGGGTATAGACATTCAACTTGCAGATTTCCTTGGTCGATATCTGCAATGCGCTGCTTGGTTGCAGGCGGGATCGTTTTGAGACCCCATTCTTCAAATGGTATGCGCCTAAACAGCTTGTTGGCGTAGACGGTGGTCTGCTTTTGCCAGCCCTTTTCAGCTTTCTCCCAGTTTGCCCATGTCGTCGCTGCCTTGGTGATGATGCGCTCCTGCAACGGCGGTTTTGTTCCGGCTCCCGTTGCAGCTTCCTGGACGCGTTCGCAATAGATGAGGGTCCGTCTAGTGGATACgggcagcaagaagaggcgCATGTCGCATGTCGCAGCTACCCAAGCGAACGGAACAACGAAGGAAGGTGCAGTCAACGACTTCCTGTACGACCTCAGCGCCACATGATGGGAGTGCTGGTGGAAGGCGAGCACAGCCACGTGAAGCAAGGAAAGGCTCACGATATTCTAGCTCGTCGGCGATGCGGTCATGCCGCCACCGAACAAGCAACGCGCGCTCGCCAGGCACCAAAGTCTTTTCTCGGCTCAGCCTCACAGCACTCTAGACTGCTCCATCACCCTCGATGTATGCCATGTTTTGACAATGGCGTTTGCGGTGCCAACGATACCCGACAGCCAGCAGTGCTCCCACGGTGACGGTTCTCGCGGAAGCTGGTCGCGCATCCAGCTCAAATCGTCGACCAGCGGACTCCGCAGCGGAAAGATTGTGCCAGGAGTGGATCTGTTCTATCTGGATGATTCCCGGCCTTCATCATTTCGAGGACAAGATACGACTGGCCACGGTCCTTTTCTGATGCGCTCGCCGAAGCTTCTGTCGTACACTGCCTCCGCTTGGCATCGCAGTCAGTCACCTCGCGAGCTGAACGCTGCCAGCCCTGCCACGCCACATCGCCGCAAGCTGTGACTGCCACGCGACGGCCGTCATTTGCACAACCGAGACAACCATGAGCCTCACTGCAAGAAGGCACTGGCCGGCACCCAATACGAGACATGCCCCGCCGAATCTGTATCGCTATCCACTGTTTTGCTAGCCTCTTCCGTCCTCGCATGGCCTTTGTGCAACCAAACACGCTGGGAATAGCAAAGCTTGACCGCATACCCTTGCTCCATCTGCAGGAACACGCACCCAGCACGTAGGAGTGGATCACATCTCGCCTGTCTTCACGCCACTCGCGAGCGACGGCGTGTAAGAACCAAAGGCTTATTCACCAATGCTGAACCACGATTCGGCCATGCACCTGTTGCATATTCAATAGCTTGGCCGAGCCTGTTCCTAGTGAACTCCATATACATTGCGCGCCAATGTTCGGTAAGTCCAACCACTCCTTTGCCGCTCCTGTTTGACCCTACAACTGTTGACGCACGTCGTGTGCCTTGCaacctctctctctctctcttcaACAACCACCTTCGTTTTCCTGTTGTTCAACCTCTTCTACTGCCGATCTCTACCTCTAATAATAATGCATCTCTCAACGACGGTGGTTGGACTGGCCACTGCTGCTCTTACTGCAGCCCAGGCCCCCAGCATCAATGACTTCACAGCTGCACAGATCGCCAATGGCGAGGCTTTCAGGAACATATCGACTTATGCGGACGAGACCATGCAATCAAACATTGCCGGCAGAGCCAACGCACAATGCACATATGACAACGCCAGTGTGCGAAGAGAATGGCGCACGCTCCCAGAAGCAACGCGCAAGAGCTTCACAGACGCTGTCACATGCCTCCAAAACCACGCTCCAACACATATGACCAACTTGGAAGGTCCGAACTATCCCGGTGTCAAGTCACGATTCGACGAATATGTCGCTACTCACATCAACTACACTCTGAACATCCACGACACCGCCGATTTCTTTGCTTGGCATCGTGCATTCACCTACTTCCTCGAGCAGGATCTCATCAACCTTTGCGGTTACGAAGGTGTCATGCCATACTGGAATTGGGCCGAAGATGCCGCGGCTCCGCAAAACTCGCCTCTATTCAATGGCGATGCATACAGCATGGGCGGTAACGGAAGATACGTCCCTGGTCGTGCAGACACTTGGCTCGCTCAGCAAGATGTTACCTACCCTCCTGGTACCGGTGGTGGCTGCGTGGAGTCAGGCCCATTCAGCAACTACACAGTCAACCTGGGACCTATTTCTCTGCCAAATGCAGACAATGTCGACTCTTCTTTCCAATACAACCCACGCTGTCTGGAGCGTGACATCAACCCTTGGTTCTCAAACCGCTACAACACTTACGAGAACTTGACCACTCTCATCCTGGAACAGATCTACGTCGAGAACTTCCAGTGTCTATCCCAGGGCATGTGCGGCGACAACGAATTTGGCGTGCACGGAGGCGGCCACTGGCAGATCGGAGGTTCCATGATGGACTTCTACTCTTCCCCAGCCGATCCACTGTTCTTCCTTCACCACGCCCAAGTCGACAAGGTCTGGGCCATCTGGCAAAACCTCGACATCTGGAACCGCCAATTCATCATTCGTGGCACAGGCACTCTTGGCTGCTCCGCACCAGATTGCCCGGAGATGACTCTCGACGACATGCTTCCATTCGGCTTTGTCGCTCCGGACCAGAGATTCCGCGATCTTATGGACACCTTTGCTGGACCGTTCTGCTACCGCTACGAGTAGTCAATTGACCACAGGTGGCGGCAGAATATCATCAGATGTACATACAAAATTCGATCTAGCTCAGCAGCACCCGGCTGCGGCAATCTTGTAGAAGACAGGGAGGAGGGTTCACGTGCTTGGAAAGCAATCAGATGGCAACAAGAATCTCGAACTAGGCTTGTGCGTAGTAGCACAGTGGCATTTATCGCAGAATGGCGTGGGAAAGGGCACCAAAAGACCAGATAGAGTAAATTTAATGCAGTCATGATCAGCATAGTCAGCGCCGAATTGATTCTCTGAAGAATGCTTTCATCGCAATAGACGCGGATGTAGCATACCGCAACTGCCCAAATGCGATACTGCCATGTCGTGTTTCTCGGACCGAGCCGCAACTTCGAGATCTATGACCTCAAGTCAAGTGAAgcaaccacaaccaccaaCCTCCAACATCCACTCATCCATACCATGATATCGCAATGACCAAACGCGCCCTCGAGGCGGCATACCAAAGCCTCATAACTAGAAGCAGACTCCGTCCAGACCCTCACCAACAAGCCCTGATCACCCGCCTCGCGAACCTCCAAGATGAACTCCTCGCCACAAATCCCATCCCAAGAACCATTCCTCTCATCAGACAAGACCCCAAACCTCCCTCACGAGGTCTCTACATCTACGGCTCCGTCGGAACAGGCAAAACCCGCCTCGCAGACCTCTTCGCTTCCACCCTCCCAAAAGAAATCTCCTGCCGTCGAACACATTTCCACTCCTTCATGAACGACATCCATCAACGTCTCCACATCGCCCGAAATTCCCCAACATACACCGGCGACCCTCTCATCCCCATCGGAAAAGCCATCTACGCCGAATCTCGCGTTTTATGTTTCGATGAATTCCAATTAACAGATATTGCGGATGCGATGATTATGCGGAGATTATTTGGTGCGATTTGGAAGGCTGGAGGTGTGATGGTTAGTACGAGTAATCGGCATCCGGAGGGTTTGTATGAGAATGGGTTGAATCGGGATGTCGTGGTGCCGTTTATTAGGGAGGTGCAGAGACGGTGTGAGGTTTGGGAGGTGGGTGGGAAAGAGGATTATAGGATGAGTGGAAGTGGGGATGGGAAGGGTGGGATGGTGGGGAGGAGGGAGACGTTTTTTGTTGATGAGAGGGCTTTTGAGAGGAGTTTGAAGGAGGTGACGGAGGGGAAGAGGTTGCAGAGAATACAGATTCCAGTTTACGGGAGTCGGATGTTGGAGGTTGAGGGTGTAGTGGCGAGTACTGAAGAAAGCGACAAGAACGACGACAGTGCGACAATAAGAACAACAGATGCATCAAGAAGATTTGACCTTGTTACGGGATCTTTTCATCAATTTTGCGAACGACCTCTCAGCTCAGCAGACTACCACGCTCTTTGctcctcaacaacaacactctACCTTTCCGGTCTCCGACAATTCCAATCAAACGAGAAAGACTTTGTCCGGCGCTTCATTACTCTTATCGATCTCGCTTACGAGAAAGGCACGCGAGTGATATGTTACAGCAATGCTCCTCTTGCCGAGGTGTTTGCCAACATCGTGCCTGTTGATAGTAAGCTCAAGAACAAGCTCGCCGAAGGAATGCGAGTCAAAGCTGGAGGCGGAGCTTCGTCAAGTATGATGAGTACGTTCATTGGAGAGACGGAGTGGTCTGCGACAGGTTTGCAAGAAGCTAGTCTTGCCACTGGTGGCGCTGGGGAGACGGATGTTGGATTTGCAATGGGAAGAGCGATCAGTCGGCTGTATGAGATGGGGTCGGAAGCATATGGTGTGAGAGATCAGACTTGTACAGGTTAGAAATTTCAACTGAGACGAAGTGATTTGGGTGATCTAGAAGCAAAGCAGAGCTACACTCCAAGATATAGTTAGATCTCTAGCAGATGACATCTCCCGACGTGGCCAGCCAGCACAGCGTGTCCCATTCACTGAAATATTTCGCCACAGCTTGGCAAGTGAGTTGAAAGCACAAGCCTAGCACGAAGATCGAACTTTTCATTCATCACATATCATGGCATTGCCTCCATCTCTCTCATACTGAGATTTTTATTCTCATTCTCCACTTGAATTCCTTCCCAGATTCTCTCACAAACTCCACCCCACTCTACACCTTCCCTTCCCCGAATCAATTCCCAAAGCCCCAAAAACTTCCTGACTAACATCAATCGCACCTGCATCCTGCGCAGTCATACGATCGACAACAGTCGCATGAGTTTCCGCCCCTGTAGCCAGATTCCAGATTCGAATTTTCTGTCCGCAGAGAGTATTGGCGTTGGGGTTTCCACCGGGAGTGCTCGCGTCGAAAGTGGGAGCGTTGAGTGCTACGGCGGGGAGGATGGGTGGGATGCCGCAAGCGTCTGGAAGGAGGACGAAGGTCAGTGGAGAGATGGATGGACAAGCAAGGTGGTGGGAGGCTTACTTCCAGAGAAATCGCCTTCTTTCCATGTCATGTCGCCTTCGTGAGAAGCGCCTCTCCTGACGAGAGAAGTCGTGTGGAGTGTCGTTGGCGCTGCGGCTGCAACGCCAAGCAAGGCGAAGAGGTGAATGAGGTTCATTATTGCAGAGTTTGAGCGCGGGTTCTGAACGTCGTCGTTGTGCTGCACTTTGATGAAGCTGTCTGTAAGCTGCGAATGGCAAAAAGATTTACTGTAAGTGCTACACTTTGCGTATTTGGTAAGCCCATTGTGTTGACAACTTTTTTGTCTTGCATTGCTTGGGTCGGTGGAGCCTTGTCTTTGATATGGGGTTTTGGCTTCAAGGTACCGTTCGGGAACCTCAACGCTGGGTCTGCACGACCAATAACGCCGACTTAGATTGGCAGTATTGAGGACGGCCCTTTGTGTAGAGGTGGAAGCTTTGGAATCTCCATGGCATGCACCAAGTATTTCTTGTTAACGAAATGTTCCGAATGTCTCGTTGAGGCCTCATACCAAAATCGTGGACCAGTACTCAAGGCTGCATGTCCTCTCTGCTGTGCACGGGACGACACAGACAGCCAGAGAGAAGCCCTTGGCTCACAGTAGTAAATGTCTGCACTGGTGAATATGTGCAAACGTCTGCAATAGTGAATGCATACCATTCACTCGAGCCCAGGTCTTGCCGACGAGCTGACATATTCATTCCTTCCAGTATCCTCAAACCTTCGTTGGTAAGGCACTTCAGTGGCCTCACTGTCCTTAGTGGCCTGACATCCGCTTGTTCCAAAGAATAAATACTACGCTGCCGCCGTGCGAAGCGTTCCCCAAAAGTCACAAGAGTTGCACTGATTTCGAGACACCTCCAACTCTCGCGACTCTCTCTCAAAACCGCAAGCAAGCCAGCCAACGAGCATACACCCACCGTCTTTAACCGTCACTGCTCAATCTCAGAAGCACTGCCGACTCTCAGAAACACGGACAGCAATAAAGCCAAAGAGTATCCCGCTCGCCCACTTTCATCAAACATGCCTGGCTCAGAGAAGATCAAGCGGGTTTTCCAAACCGCctgcaagaagctcgacaagGTAGTCGGCAACACACCATCAGTCTCCACTACCTGTCCGACCTGCTACGCTCGCTACTGCTCCCAGAACTCCAAAATCGCTTTGGTGGAGGGCGCGAAGCAGATCTGCGCCGACTGcatcgaggagatggagtgCCAACTCCACGATGAGCTGAAGCGGTGTTGGAAGGAGAAAGACTGGTCGGAGTACAAGTACTACGCGAAGGTGAAGACGCCCAAGTGTAGGAGGGTTGCTCTTGAGAACTTGTATCGCGAGGTGGAGCAGGACATGTTGGGGCGCTCGGACTAAGCTTGTGGGGTGTGGGATCGATAGGAAAATGAATGGAGAGTCAAGTTAGCGTCTGCACATATAGCAGCATCAGAGTGAAATGCAAGTTTTCGGTCATTGTTAGTGGTCTCTCACTTCCACGTGAACATATTGCCATGAATGAGGAATAGTCCTGGTTCGTTTCTGCGTGCAGAGCATTGTCTGGGGCACTTGTCCGCCACTCATCTCGATCAGTAGAAATG from Cercospora beticola chromosome 3, complete sequence includes the following:
- a CDS encoding uncharacterized protein (BUSCO:EOG092653VU), with the protein product MRLFLLPVSTRRTLIYCERVQEAATGAGTKPPLQERIITKAATTWANWEKAEKGWQKQTTVYANKLFRRIPFEEWGLKTIPPATKQRIADIDQGNLQVECLYPGAFLNGSKVPEILKRLATERQVLHRKRIWQSIALMPVVAPFALVPVIPNLPFFYLVWRAWSHYKALYGGRLLEHLVTHNHIKIAPSAQMDQLYAAGLISPSREATRGAPQPNTEEIKKIAKVVEAQTQNGTEDAMLLQKWNGKLLAEGFKLPEMEIEIERAVEQVEQAIKESKPEGDLQAKKEELQEVIEKKTPNVQVKETKQ